One part of the Tunicatimonas pelagia genome encodes these proteins:
- a CDS encoding DUF6089 family protein: MVINPWNSEAQNRRKKRLYRNQSSRVAQFSGKRLAFANAKQYITLEVSVNALNYFGDIAPKSSFASTDISFTRPGIGVSSSVRLGQSLSARLGFMWGRLSSSDFRVADPDDQDDVYRYARNLQFRNNIKDLSLMLVYDIFSNPYTVTLRQSFTPYVFAGVSVFHHSPQGLVPSEAVLYPDNTLSAEQIPQSGEWVALKPLQTEGQNYSNFSFSIPVGVGLRFRLNQLMDIEAEVNYRFLFTDYLDDVSTDYVDKGTLDGDLARIMSDRSLEPVDVISGDSRESLFTDATSGINTNLATYTGADGVEYVHLPGYGQAGAQRGNPGDNDVFLTTTIRLVIMLGRSPFANSGYRPR; the protein is encoded by the coding sequence GGTTATTAATCCGTGGAATAGTGAAGCACAAAATCGTCGAAAAAAGCGACTCTACCGCAATCAGAGCAGTCGGGTAGCTCAGTTCTCGGGGAAGAGATTAGCTTTCGCTAACGCGAAGCAGTATATCACGCTAGAAGTTTCGGTTAATGCCTTAAATTACTTCGGAGATATTGCACCCAAATCAAGCTTTGCCAGTACCGATATTTCTTTTACTCGCCCCGGCATAGGTGTTTCCTCTAGTGTTCGGTTAGGCCAATCTTTATCGGCTCGTTTGGGATTTATGTGGGGACGGCTCAGTAGTAGTGATTTCAGAGTAGCTGACCCTGATGACCAGGATGACGTTTACCGCTACGCTCGGAATTTACAATTTCGCAACAATATCAAGGATTTATCGCTAATGTTGGTATACGATATTTTTTCTAATCCTTACACAGTAACTTTGCGTCAATCGTTCACCCCTTACGTTTTTGCGGGGGTTTCGGTATTTCACCATAGTCCGCAAGGTTTGGTACCATCTGAGGCAGTGCTTTATCCGGATAATACCCTTTCGGCTGAACAGATACCCCAGTCGGGAGAGTGGGTAGCCCTAAAACCTCTCCAGACGGAAGGACAAAACTATTCTAATTTTTCTTTCAGTATACCGGTGGGGGTTGGACTACGGTTTCGCCTTAATCAGCTAATGGATATTGAAGCTGAAGTAAACTATCGCTTCTTATTTACTGACTACCTAGACGATGTGAGTACCGACTACGTAGACAAAGGCACGCTAGACGGTGATTTAGCCAGGATCATGTCAGACCGATCGCTAGAACCAGTAGATGTGATTTCGGGCGATTCCCGAGAGTCCCTATTTACCGATGCTACTAGTGGAATAAATACCAACTTAGCTACTTATACCGGAGCAGATGGCGTGGAGTACGTTCACCTACCGGGCTACGGCCAAGCTGGTGCTCAGCGAGGGAACCCTGGTGATAATGATGTTTTCTTAACAACTACAATCCGATTAGTAATTATGCTAGGCCGTAGCCCATTTGCTAATTCTGGATACCGCCCCCGATAA
- a CDS encoding DUF6089 family protein, whose protein sequence is MLILDTAPDNYEHLGYSFQISSDWLYQNGRIAVIFAMQKTFLPFLPMKYLGAIPLILLLLCLSESKLLAQQNEIGIGIGGTNYTGDVVPAFGMRHTRPGGFILYRRNFTDYLSVRGNFMFGGLAGSDNPPFDALAQQRDTAFSTTVAELTAVVEYHFLDYKKNINLLRWSPYFFIGAGVSFFGPPAPETPSHSRLQPIVPVGIGFKYILSPEFTLSAEAGIRKTFFDYIDNVSDSNSVVKNYEYGNRYNNDWYYFIGVSLSYTFWTIPCPYLFSS, encoded by the coding sequence TTGCTAATTCTGGATACCGCCCCCGATAACTACGAGCATTTAGGATATTCTTTCCAGATTTCTTCTGACTGGTTATACCAAAATGGGCGTATTGCAGTTATATTTGCAATGCAAAAGACTTTTCTGCCCTTTTTACCCATGAAATACTTAGGAGCAATACCGCTCATTCTACTACTACTTTGCTTGTCGGAGAGCAAATTGCTCGCTCAGCAAAATGAAATCGGGATTGGTATTGGTGGAACTAATTACACCGGCGATGTAGTTCCGGCTTTCGGAATGAGACATACCCGCCCTGGCGGTTTTATATTGTATCGGCGAAATTTCACTGACTACCTAAGTGTTAGGGGTAATTTTATGTTCGGTGGCCTAGCTGGTTCAGACAACCCACCGTTTGATGCTTTGGCGCAGCAGCGCGATACGGCTTTCAGCACTACCGTAGCAGAATTAACCGCCGTAGTCGAGTATCACTTTCTTGATTATAAAAAGAACATTAATTTACTGCGGTGGTCGCCCTACTTCTTTATTGGTGCCGGAGTCTCATTTTTTGGACCACCTGCTCCCGAAACTCCATCGCATAGCCGCCTTCAACCGATAGTACCAGTAGGCATCGGGTTTAAATACATTCTTTCACCGGAGTTTACTCTATCAGCTGAGGCAGGTATCCGGAAAACGTTCTTCGATTATATTGATAATGTATCGGATAGCAATTCTGTGGTGAAAAATTATGAATACGGTAATCGGTACAATAACGACTGGTACTATTTTATTGGCGTATCACTGAGTTATACCTTCTGGACCATCCCTTGTCCTTATCTCTTCAGCAGCTAA
- a CDS encoding GlsB/YeaQ/YmgE family stress response membrane protein, translated as MSILAWIVVGLVAGALGKFLMPGKDPGGFIVTILIGIAGALVGGFLARELLSISSGGFNVTTILVATGGAVLLLFIYRLVKR; from the coding sequence ATGAGTATTCTTGCATGGATCGTCGTGGGGCTTGTTGCTGGTGCCCTGGGTAAATTTCTTATGCCGGGAAAAGACCCCGGAGGCTTTATTGTCACTATTTTAATTGGTATTGCTGGCGCGCTAGTTGGAGGCTTTCTAGCTAGAGAGTTGCTAAGTATTTCTTCGGGCGGGTTCAATGTTACAACAATTTTGGTAGCCACTGGCGGAGCGGTACTCTTGCTGTTTATCTATCGGCTAGTTAAGCGATAA